In Spea bombifrons isolate aSpeBom1 chromosome 12, aSpeBom1.2.pri, whole genome shotgun sequence, the following proteins share a genomic window:
- the LOC128470505 gene encoding olfactory receptor 6N2-like translates to MAPVNTSRIHDIILLGFPSLRRLNTVLFATLLLIYVFIISGNALIIFVIRKESCLHAPMYSFIGAFSALEICYTAVTIPKMLSNLLDEETKISLNGCLLQAYFLHSLGAAECYLLTTMAYDRYLAICKPLRYSALMTTRVYGKMVAGCFVSGFLSPVIETALISRLPFCGPNIIENLFCDFPPLIALACTDTTLYILVEFVVSSFIILLSSFFVFLSYSRIIQVIFRIQSKEGRKKTFSTCGAHLIVVILFFGSIAFMYIRVTKSYSLDYDKAVGLTYAVFTPLANPVIYGLRNTEIKNSIRKRLHRDKI, encoded by the coding sequence ATGGCGCCCGTGAACACCAGCAGAATCCATGACATCATCTTATTGGGATTTCCGTCGCTCCGACGCTTGAACACCGTACTGTTCGCGACGCTCCTTCTcatctatgtatttattataagcgGCAATGCGCTGATCATCTTTGTGATCCGGAAGGAGTCCTGTCTTCACGCTCCTATGTACTCCTTCATCGGAGCCTTTTCTGCCCTGGAAATATGTTACACGGCCGTTACCATCCCCAAGATGCTGTCCAACCTCCTGGACGAAGAGACGAAGATTTCGTTGAACGGGTGCCTATTGCAGGCCTACTTCTTGCACTCCCTCGGGGCCGCCGAGTGTTACCTTCTCACGACGATGGCGTACGACCGCTACCTGGCCATCTGCAAGCCCTTGAGATACTCGGCCCTCATGACCACCAGAGTCTACGGGAAAATGGTGGCCGGCTGCTTCGTATCCGGATTCCTGAGTCCCGTGATTGAGACGGCGCTGATCTCCCGTCTACCTTTCTGCGGTCCCAACATCATCGAAAATCTATTTTGTGATTTTCCCCCGTTAATCGCGTTAGCCTGTACCGACACCACGCTCTATATTCTGGTGGAGTTCGTGGTCAGCTCCTTCATCATTCTTCTGAGTTCCTTCTTCGTCTTCCTGTCTTACTCAAGGATAATCCAAGTGATTTTTAGGATTCAGTCCAAGGAAGGACgtaagaaaacattttccacTTGCGGGGCTCATCTCATCGTGGTGATTCTTTTCTTTGGAAGCATCGCTTTTATGTACATACGAGTTACCAAGAGTTACTCTTTAGACTACGACAAGGCGGTGGGTCTCACGTACGCCGTCTTTACACCTTTGGCGAACCCCGTAATATATGGTTTAAGAAATACAGAAATTAAAAACTCAATTCGCAAACGCCTGCATCGGGACAAAATCTGA